A stretch of Tigriopus californicus strain San Diego chromosome 11, Tcal_SD_v2.1, whole genome shotgun sequence DNA encodes these proteins:
- the LOC131889871 gene encoding uncharacterized protein LOC131889871, whose protein sequence is MSMEARRQSILDMACAGADKKAIAKLTGANITTVRRVINARLGSKDVSRKSRKPIKSKKRTKKFIRAVKTEIDKDPTKSMRKMAKKFGCDEKTIRTTVKDDLGMKSLTRPPRQLITERVRVLRLQRCQTILSWMKRQDLYQLR, encoded by the exons atgagTATGGAGGCAAGACGTCAGAGCATCCTCGATATGGCTTGCGCAGGAGCTGACAAAAAGGCCATTGCCAAGCTCACGGGGGCCAATATCACCACTGTCAGACGTGTGATCAATGCAAGACTTGGATCCAAAGATGTCAGCCGGAAGTCCCGAAAGCcaataaagtcaaaaaagaGGACCAAGAAATTTATCAGGGCCGTTAAGACCGAAATCGACAAGGACCCAACCAAGTCCATGAGGAAGATGGCAAAGAAGTTTGGTTGTGATGAGAAGACAATCCGGACCACTGTCAAAGACGACCTTGGAATGAAGTCCCTGACACGTCCTCCACGTCAACTCATCACTGAGAGGGTCAGGGTCCTTCGCCTGCAAAGATGTCAAACCATTCTGTCATGGATGAAAAG GCAGGATCTTTACCAGCTCCGGTAA